The Nitrogeniibacter aestuarii genome has a window encoding:
- a CDS encoding FeoA family protein gives MISSDMTMMLKHLAVGDQAKIAGFNPTGKAYRRKLLSMGLTPGTPFTVVRVAPMGDPVEIRVRGSALSLRKDEADALEVEKL, from the coding sequence ATGATTTCCAGCGACATGACGATGATGCTCAAGCACCTTGCGGTTGGCGACCAGGCGAAGATCGCCGGCTTTAATCCGACCGGCAAGGCCTATCGTCGCAAGCTCCTGTCCATGGGCCTCACTCCGGGCACCCCGTTCACGGTGGTGCGCGTCGCCCCCATGGGCGATCCGGTGGAAATCCGCGTGCGCGGCTCGGCGCTGTCGCTGCGCAAGGACGAGGCCGACGCGCTGGAAGTGGAGAAGTTGTGA
- the feoB gene encoding Fe(2+) transporter permease subunit FeoB, producing the protein MQQRQTIALVGNPNCGKTTVFNALTGARQHVGNWPGVTVERKHGEYRFTGQAVEVVDLPGTYSLDVVDGEVSLDEKLARDYIHANEASLIVNVVDASNLERNLYLTIELAEMGVPMLLVLNMTDVARAKGLALDPDALEKSLGVPVVLASAAQGDGIDRLRLAIHDALVRLPRATADVTYEASLATAMAQLEPLALPAALDTHVSARWLSVRLLEGDDLAMQAVGPVGAERARRLQAELNDDVDILVADARYTLANAIAGNAVRVIGEVPRDTTARIDRVVLNRVLGIPIFLGVMYLMFMFTINIGSAFIDFFDMAVGTLMVDGLGHIMAAMNMPQWLTVLVANGVGGGVQTVATFIPVIACLYLFLSVLEDSGYMARAAFVMDRLMNWMGLPGKSFVPLIVGFGCNVPAVMSTRTLERKRDRLMTMAMVPFMSCGARLPVYVLFAAAFFPQGAQNVVFALYLIGIAAAVITGLALKRTLLSGESAPYIMELPPYHLPTAKGVMIHTWSRLKSFVVGAGRVIVPMVLVITLLNNVGTDGSFGNDNSDRSVLAEVGRAVSPVFAPMGLHEDNWPAAVGIVTGVLAKEAVVGTLDAAYTALAQQDAPETEAAPFSVWGGLVAAAETIPVNLMDALGGWTDPLGVSVGDLSDTEATAAEQAVSVGTFGAMAARFDGAAGAFAYLLFILLYMPCSATVAAIYQEAGGRWASFVSLWTTGLAYGLATLYYQLATFAQHPSRSATEVGIVVVAIGAVFLALRHQGKRLAAPAVASST; encoded by the coding sequence ATGCAACAACGCCAGACCATCGCCCTGGTGGGCAACCCCAACTGCGGCAAGACCACCGTCTTCAACGCGCTGACCGGCGCCCGCCAGCATGTGGGCAACTGGCCCGGCGTGACGGTCGAGCGCAAGCACGGTGAATACCGCTTCACGGGTCAGGCGGTTGAAGTGGTCGATCTGCCCGGCACCTACTCGCTGGATGTGGTCGATGGCGAGGTGTCGCTCGATGAAAAACTGGCGCGGGACTACATCCACGCCAACGAGGCGAGTCTGATCGTCAACGTGGTCGATGCCTCCAATCTGGAGCGCAACCTGTATCTCACCATCGAGCTGGCCGAAATGGGCGTGCCCATGCTGCTGGTGCTCAACATGACCGATGTGGCGCGGGCCAAGGGCCTGGCCCTCGATCCGGATGCACTGGAGAAGTCACTGGGCGTACCGGTGGTGCTGGCCAGCGCGGCACAAGGCGACGGCATTGATCGACTCCGCCTGGCCATTCACGATGCGCTTGTCCGCCTGCCCAGGGCCACCGCCGACGTCACTTACGAAGCCAGCCTGGCCACGGCCATGGCGCAACTCGAGCCGCTCGCGCTGCCCGCGGCCCTCGACACCCATGTGTCGGCGCGCTGGTTGTCGGTACGTCTGCTCGAAGGCGACGATCTGGCCATGCAGGCCGTCGGGCCCGTGGGTGCCGAGCGCGCGCGCAGGCTGCAGGCCGAACTGAACGATGATGTGGACATCCTCGTCGCCGATGCGCGCTACACCCTCGCGAACGCCATTGCCGGCAACGCGGTGCGCGTGATCGGCGAAGTCCCACGGGACACCACGGCGCGCATTGACCGCGTGGTGCTCAACCGGGTGCTCGGCATTCCCATCTTCCTGGGCGTGATGTACCTGATGTTCATGTTCACCATCAACATCGGCAGCGCCTTCATCGATTTCTTCGACATGGCCGTGGGCACGCTCATGGTCGACGGCCTCGGCCACATCATGGCGGCCATGAACATGCCCCAGTGGCTCACCGTGCTGGTGGCCAATGGCGTGGGTGGCGGTGTTCAGACCGTGGCGACCTTCATCCCGGTGATCGCCTGCCTGTACCTGTTCCTGTCAGTGCTGGAAGACTCGGGATACATGGCCCGCGCCGCGTTCGTGATGGACCGGCTGATGAACTGGATGGGCCTGCCGGGCAAGTCCTTCGTGCCGCTGATCGTGGGTTTCGGCTGCAACGTGCCGGCGGTGATGTCCACCCGCACGCTGGAGCGCAAACGCGATCGCCTGATGACCATGGCCATGGTGCCCTTCATGTCCTGCGGGGCGCGCCTGCCGGTATATGTGCTGTTCGCCGCGGCGTTCTTCCCGCAGGGCGCGCAGAACGTGGTGTTTGCCCTCTACCTGATCGGCATCGCCGCGGCGGTGATCACCGGGCTGGCGCTCAAGCGCACCTTGCTGTCGGGCGAAAGCGCGCCCTACATCATGGAGCTGCCGCCCTACCACCTGCCCACCGCCAAGGGCGTGATGATCCACACCTGGTCGCGGCTCAAGAGCTTTGTCGTCGGTGCCGGTCGCGTGATCGTGCCCATGGTGCTGGTCATCACCCTGCTCAACAACGTGGGCACCGATGGCAGCTTCGGCAATGACAACAGCGACAGGTCGGTGCTGGCCGAAGTGGGTCGCGCGGTGAGCCCGGTGTTTGCCCCGATGGGTCTGCATGAGGACAACTGGCCAGCGGCCGTGGGCATCGTCACCGGCGTGCTTGCCAAAGAGGCCGTGGTCGGGACGCTGGATGCGGCCTATACCGCACTGGCCCAGCAGGACGCGCCGGAGACCGAGGCTGCGCCGTTCAGCGTCTGGGGCGGTCTCGTCGCTGCGGCCGAAACCATCCCGGTCAACCTCATGGATGCCCTGGGCGGCTGGACCGATCCGCTGGGGGTGAGCGTGGGCGATCTGAGCGATACCGAGGCAACAGCGGCCGAACAAGCCGTGTCGGTCGGCACTTTCGGTGCCATGGCCGCCCGGTTTGACGGCGCGGCCGGGGCCTTCGCCTATTTGCTGTTCATCCTGCTCTACATGCCGTGCAGCGCCACCGTGGCGGCCATTTACCAGGAAGCGGGCGGTCGCTGGGCGAGCTTTGTGTCGTTGTGGACCACCGGGCTGGCCTACGGGCTGGCCACCCTGTACTACCAGTTGGCCACCTTTGCCCAGCATCCCAGCCGCTCTGCCACCGAGGTGGGCATCGTGGTCGTGGCGATCGGCGCGGTCTTCCTCGCCCTGCGCCACCAGGGCAAACGTCTTGCCGCGCCTGCCGTGGCATCCAGCACTTGA
- a CDS encoding MFS transporter, with translation MLPVVARILALLSGTILLLLGVGLLNTLLVLRGALEGFSDSILGLMGSSYFAGFLVGTLLVPRLIKRIGHIRGFAFFTAAVGAAVLGHLMVIDPWVWIALRVIAGAAIVGLYIVIESWLSSDAGEALRGRVFAVYMVCNLGALAAAQQLLNVDAPSGYLLFVIAAFFVSLAAMPVSATRLPPPELPSGERMTLLACYRKAPVAVTTGVLSGLAMGAFWSLGAVYVGRLGADETVAADFMTAAILGGVALQWPIGHFSDGNDRRRTLVVVALITAAASAGMLMVGADYWLMLAATFAFGGVAFSLYPIAVAHLVDHLRAEEILSGSASLLLFHGGGAAVGPMIAGALMSHLGPMALPIHFMVMTLLLAGIAFWHTRRRADVIVDEPAVFVPMVRTSQGALDMMAADHATAASTETHAN, from the coding sequence ATGCTTCCGGTTGTCGCTCGTATCTTGGCGCTGCTCTCAGGGACGATCCTCTTGCTTTTGGGGGTCGGCCTGCTCAATACGCTCCTCGTGCTTCGCGGGGCGCTCGAAGGCTTTTCCGACAGCATCCTCGGCCTCATGGGGTCGAGTTATTTCGCTGGCTTCCTTGTCGGCACCTTGCTGGTGCCGCGTCTTATCAAACGAATCGGCCACATTCGTGGCTTTGCATTCTTCACTGCGGCGGTCGGTGCGGCCGTGCTCGGTCATCTCATGGTGATCGACCCCTGGGTGTGGATTGCACTGCGCGTCATTGCTGGGGCCGCTATCGTCGGGCTCTACATCGTGATCGAGAGCTGGCTGTCCAGTGATGCGGGTGAAGCGCTACGCGGGCGGGTGTTCGCGGTGTACATGGTGTGTAACCTGGGCGCCCTGGCGGCGGCGCAACAGTTGCTGAATGTGGATGCGCCTTCCGGTTACTTGCTGTTCGTGATTGCGGCGTTTTTCGTGAGTCTGGCGGCCATGCCGGTGTCGGCGACACGTTTGCCGCCGCCCGAACTGCCCAGCGGCGAACGCATGACACTACTGGCCTGTTATCGTAAGGCGCCGGTCGCGGTCACCACAGGCGTGTTGTCGGGGCTGGCCATGGGCGCTTTCTGGAGTCTGGGCGCCGTTTATGTCGGCCGCCTCGGGGCGGACGAGACGGTCGCGGCCGATTTCATGACGGCGGCGATTCTGGGCGGCGTCGCCCTTCAATGGCCCATTGGCCACTTTTCTGACGGTAACGACCGCCGCCGTACGCTGGTGGTGGTGGCCCTGATCACTGCGGCGGCTTCGGCGGGCATGCTGATGGTCGGGGCGGATTACTGGCTCATGCTCGCAGCCACGTTTGCCTTTGGCGGTGTGGCGTTTTCTCTGTACCCGATTGCGGTCGCTCACCTCGTCGACCACCTGCGAGCCGAAGAAATTCTCAGCGGCAGCGCATCTTTACTACTCTTTCATGGAGGCGGCGCCGCGGTCGGTCCGATGATCGCCGGGGCGCTGATGAGCCATCTGGGGCCCATGGCCCTGCCGATTCACTTCATGGTGATGACCCTGCTGCTGGCGGGCATTGCCTTCTGGCACACGCGCCGACGTGCCGACGTCATCGTCGATGAGCCGGCCGTGTTCGTGCCCATGGTGCGTACCTCTCAGGGTGCGCTGGACATGATGGCGGCGGACCATGCGACCGCAGCCAGTACAGAAACCCACGCCAATTGA
- a CDS encoding FeoC-like transcriptional regulator codes for MLINKLRDVLREHQRASVQDLSLKLGMAPDALRAMLETLERKGRVHKLPAQTCGDCCKCDHDALEVYAWGAPGESPVSLHR; via the coding sequence ATGCTGATCAACAAGCTTCGGGATGTGCTGCGCGAACATCAGCGCGCGAGCGTTCAGGACCTCTCACTCAAACTGGGCATGGCGCCCGACGCCCTGCGCGCCATGCTCGAGACCCTCGAAAGAAAAGGCCGGGTGCACAAGCTCCCGGCCCAGACCTGCGGCGATTGCTGCAAATGCGACCACGACGCCCTGGAGGTCTATGCCTGGGGCGCTCCTGGCGAGTCGCCGGTCAGCTTACACCGCTGA
- the rtcR gene encoding RNA repair transcriptional activator RtcR, giving the protein MNRKNVVIGFLGTVLDYGGRGQQRWQKWRPTVGLCQQDGLPVHRLELIHDARNRGLASKVKLDIAEVSPATEVRSVEIELRDPWDFGEVYGALHDFARGYAFDTEAEDYLVHITTGTHVAQICWFLLTEAHYLPARLLQTAPPRKRRTEANEGEPRDVRGTHTVIDLDLSRYDAIATRFAREAEETVSFLKSGIATRNATFNRTIEQIEKVAVRSTAPVLLVGPTGAGKSFLARRIFELRQRRHQVKGRFVEVNCATLRGDMAMSALFGHVKGAFTGAQTERAGLLRAAHDGMLFLDEIGELGLDEQAMLLKAIEEKHFFPFGGDTEVSSDFMLIAGTHRDLRQWVREGKFREDLYARINLWTFPLPGLAERVEDIEPNLDFELERHARELGKAVRFNVEAKRAWLRFATSPEARWSGNFRELSASVTRMATLADAGRINEAIVAEEIERLRHAWAVEAGETDAAGLRALLGDRLDALDRFDRLQLAAVVAECRRCKSLSEAGRQLFDISRTERKVVNDADRLRKYLAKFELAWSDIAQGPANTGQTP; this is encoded by the coding sequence ATGAACCGCAAGAACGTCGTGATCGGCTTTCTCGGCACCGTGCTCGACTACGGTGGCCGGGGGCAGCAACGCTGGCAGAAATGGCGACCCACGGTGGGGCTGTGCCAGCAGGACGGCCTGCCGGTGCATCGGCTCGAGTTGATCCACGACGCCCGCAATCGGGGGCTGGCCAGCAAGGTGAAGCTCGACATTGCCGAGGTGTCGCCCGCGACGGAGGTGCGCTCGGTGGAGATCGAGCTGCGCGACCCGTGGGACTTCGGCGAGGTTTACGGCGCGCTGCACGATTTCGCCCGTGGCTATGCCTTCGACACCGAGGCCGAGGACTACCTCGTCCACATCACCACCGGCACCCATGTGGCGCAGATCTGCTGGTTTCTGCTCACCGAGGCGCACTATCTGCCCGCGCGGCTGCTTCAGACCGCGCCACCGCGCAAGCGCCGCACTGAGGCCAACGAAGGCGAACCCCGCGACGTGCGCGGCACCCACACCGTCATCGATCTGGATCTGTCCCGCTACGACGCCATTGCCACCCGCTTTGCCCGCGAGGCGGAGGAGACCGTCTCTTTCCTCAAGAGCGGTATCGCCACCCGCAACGCCACCTTCAACCGCACCATCGAGCAGATCGAGAAGGTGGCGGTGCGCTCCACCGCGCCGGTGCTGCTGGTAGGGCCCACCGGCGCGGGCAAGAGCTTTCTGGCACGACGCATTTTCGAACTGCGCCAGCGCCGTCACCAGGTGAAGGGGCGATTTGTTGAGGTGAACTGCGCCACCCTGCGCGGCGACATGGCCATGTCGGCCCTGTTCGGCCATGTGAAGGGGGCTTTTACCGGTGCGCAGACCGAGCGCGCCGGCCTGCTGCGGGCGGCCCACGACGGCATGCTGTTTCTGGACGAAATCGGCGAGCTGGGCCTGGACGAGCAGGCGATGCTGCTCAAGGCGATTGAAGAGAAGCACTTCTTTCCCTTTGGCGGCGACACCGAGGTGAGCAGCGACTTCATGCTCATCGCCGGCACCCACCGCGACCTGCGCCAATGGGTGCGCGAGGGCAAATTCCGCGAAGACCTCTATGCCCGGATCAACCTGTGGACCTTCCCCCTGCCGGGCCTGGCCGAACGGGTCGAGGACATCGAACCCAACCTGGATTTCGAACTCGAGCGCCATGCCCGCGAACTGGGCAAGGCAGTGCGCTTCAACGTGGAGGCCAAACGCGCCTGGCTGCGCTTTGCCACCTCGCCCGAGGCGCGCTGGAGCGGCAACTTTCGCGAGCTGTCGGCCTCGGTCACGCGTATGGCGACCCTGGCGGATGCCGGGCGGATCAACGAGGCGATTGTGGCAGAGGAAATCGAGCGCCTCAGACACGCGTGGGCGGTGGAGGCCGGCGAGACGGACGCCGCCGGTCTGCGCGCCCTGCTGGGGGATCGGCTCGATGCGCTCGATCGTTTCGACCGGCTTCAACTGGCCGCAGTAGTGGCCGAATGCCGTCGCTGCAAGAGCCTGTCGGAGGCCGGCCGACAGCTGTTCGACATCTCGCGCACCGAGCGGAAGGTGGTCAACGACGCCGACCGCCTGCGCAAGTATCTGGCGAAGTTCGAGCTGGCCTGGTCCGACATCGCTCAAGGCCCCGCAAACACCGGGCAGACGCCGTGA
- a CDS encoding M48 family metallopeptidase, protein MTRDEFDALVARLENDAHTRPGAYTARVLGLAALGNAYVMGILLLIVALLVGLVASVAVLKALAIKLIFIVGIFLWMVIKALWVKIPPPTGTEVTAQDSPELFAMIEALRRDLDAPRFHHVLVTDDFNAGVVQSPRLGVFGWPRNYLLIGLPLMKSLSVEQFKAVLAHEFGHLARGHGRVSNWIYRQRLRWARLVDVLEATESRGGFLFKPFLNRFVPYFTAYSFPMARANEYQADATAVRLTSPEAAAEALTGVEVMSSYLSERFWPQLHRQADDQAQPNVLPYTGMGRHFVDDVDADSTRSWLEQAMARQTGSGDTHPALKDRLAAFDAQPRLAPPTDGTSADRLLGDALEPITEAFDHQWREAIAPSWDERYREVQEGRARLAALDERAQTEAPLPRDEALERARLTESIGDDADGALAQLRALLERVPDDPVVLYSVGTRLLDRDDDGGQPLIERAMTVDEAAIAPGSEALRDYHWRHGRKEEADAWHERLVERSELEYLANKERNEVRLDDTFERHELPDAQLARLREQLSGIGGVRKAYLLRKRVRHQPDRPLYVLGFSITGALRRHNRDRAEDIQRRILETVELPDETIVICVDGDNKQFGSKFFWKRGARVM, encoded by the coding sequence ATGACACGTGATGAATTCGACGCACTGGTCGCACGCCTCGAAAACGACGCGCACACCCGCCCCGGGGCCTACACGGCGCGCGTGCTCGGACTGGCGGCTCTGGGTAACGCTTACGTCATGGGCATCCTGCTGTTGATCGTGGCGCTGCTGGTCGGCCTGGTTGCCTCCGTGGCCGTGCTCAAGGCCTTGGCGATCAAGCTGATCTTCATCGTCGGCATCTTTCTGTGGATGGTGATCAAGGCTTTGTGGGTCAAGATCCCGCCGCCGACCGGCACCGAAGTCACCGCCCAGGACAGTCCTGAACTGTTCGCCATGATCGAAGCCCTGCGTCGAGACCTCGACGCCCCCCGCTTTCATCACGTGCTGGTCACCGACGACTTCAACGCAGGCGTGGTTCAGTCACCGCGACTGGGCGTCTTCGGCTGGCCACGCAACTATCTGCTGATCGGCCTGCCGCTGATGAAGTCGCTCAGTGTCGAACAGTTCAAGGCCGTGCTGGCACATGAATTCGGCCACCTGGCCCGGGGTCACGGACGGGTGTCGAACTGGATCTACCGCCAGCGGCTGCGCTGGGCGCGACTGGTGGATGTGCTCGAAGCCACTGAGAGCCGGGGCGGATTTCTGTTCAAGCCCTTCCTCAACCGTTTCGTCCCGTATTTCACCGCCTATTCATTCCCGATGGCGCGTGCCAACGAATATCAGGCGGACGCCACGGCCGTGCGTTTGACGTCGCCAGAGGCCGCCGCCGAGGCACTGACCGGCGTCGAGGTCATGAGCAGCTATCTGTCCGAACGCTTCTGGCCGCAACTGCACCGCCAGGCCGACGATCAGGCGCAGCCCAATGTCCTGCCGTACACCGGCATGGGTCGGCACTTTGTCGACGATGTGGATGCAGACTCGACCCGCAGCTGGCTCGAACAGGCCATGGCCCGCCAGACCGGCTCGGGCGACACGCACCCGGCGCTCAAGGACCGCCTGGCCGCCTTCGACGCCCAGCCAAGGCTGGCCCCGCCAACTGACGGCACCTCGGCCGACCGCCTGCTTGGCGATGCACTCGAGCCGATCACGGAGGCCTTCGACCACCAGTGGCGAGAGGCCATCGCCCCGTCATGGGACGAGCGCTACCGCGAGGTCCAGGAAGGGCGTGCCCGTTTGGCGGCACTGGATGAGCGCGCGCAGACCGAGGCCCCGCTCCCCCGGGACGAGGCGCTGGAGCGGGCGCGACTGACCGAAAGCATCGGCGACGATGCCGATGGCGCGCTGGCACAACTCAGGGCGCTGCTCGAACGCGTCCCGGACGACCCGGTCGTGCTCTATTCGGTAGGCACCCGCCTGCTCGACCGCGACGATGATGGCGGGCAGCCACTGATCGAACGCGCCATGACCGTGGATGAGGCTGCCATCGCCCCCGGCAGCGAAGCCTTGCGCGACTACCACTGGCGACACGGCCGGAAAGAGGAAGCCGACGCCTGGCACGAGCGCCTGGTGGAACGCAGCGAACTTGAGTACCTGGCGAACAAGGAGCGTAACGAGGTGCGTCTGGACGACACCTTCGAGCGCCATGAATTGCCGGACGCGCAACTCGCACGCTTGCGCGAACAACTGTCAGGCATCGGCGGCGTGCGCAAGGCCTATCTGCTGCGCAAGCGCGTCCGGCACCAGCCCGACCGACCGCTCTACGTGCTGGGGTTCAGCATCACCGGCGCCCTTCGGCGCCACAACCGGGATCGTGCAGAAGACATTCAGCGCCGCATCCTCGAGACCGTTGAACTGCCGGATGAAACCATCGTGATCTGCGTGGACGGCGACAACAAGCAGTTCGGCAGCAAGTTCTTCTGGAAACGCGGCGCTCGCGTGATGTGA
- the ggpS gene encoding glucosylglycerol-phosphate synthase has translation MILATDLDGTFLAGDPENRARLYQLINNHPEITLVFVTGRGLEVVMPLLDDPTIPQPDFIICDVGATVVEGTHLQSVEPIQSSIDAIWPGQHVVAEQVADIPGIRRQKIPQQRRCSYFCDAEAVTDELRKRVEALGCELLYSADKYLDVLPKGINKGNTLVQLVDLLEVPRDEVIVAGDTLNDLSMFEVGLFGVAVGESEQGLLDATRDRSKILHAKHTGCGGILEALSHFGFLGQGAVAAELAELSKPGRSELVMVYHRLPYEETWENGELVRRRPTSPNGIMPTLFSFFKGGKRGAWVAWSIHDPESGRPFETHTVVDRKEFPGLVAARVALTKNDVDVFYKRFSKEAFWPTLHTFWERAHFREEDWEVFLKVNRMFAERTAAEAAEGALVWLHDYNLWMVPAFLREFRPDLRIAFFHHTYFPSADVFNVLPWRREIIGSLMQCDYIGFHIPRQVENFIDAAQGVLPVKVVERKASAPRFRTYGCAVGVDTYATTIEVHNRRIGLGAHPVGLDVGRIEKILAEQSTQKRMEALRAELAGKRMVLSVERLDYTKGTLQKIEAFERLLEKHPEFHGKVTLVTVCVPAAKEMTIYQQLQEQIERAVGRVNGRFSTVGWTPLQFFFRPLPFEEVVSYYAMADVMWITPLRDGLNLVAKEYVATQGLTNGKGTLVLSEFAGVAAELHGTLLTNPHDPADLEDKIYLGLTMSGSNGDPAGRIRQQFGIVQHNDVHAWGQEFMEAVKAVDTTPLEDREEPAMASELSGVS, from the coding sequence ATGATTCTTGCAACCGATCTGGATGGTACTTTTCTGGCGGGCGACCCCGAAAACCGCGCCCGCCTGTATCAGCTCATCAACAACCACCCCGAGATCACGCTGGTCTTCGTGACCGGCCGGGGGCTCGAAGTGGTCATGCCCCTGCTCGATGACCCCACCATCCCTCAACCCGATTTCATCATCTGCGACGTGGGTGCCACCGTCGTCGAAGGTACGCATCTGCAGTCGGTGGAGCCGATCCAGTCGTCGATCGATGCCATCTGGCCCGGTCAGCACGTCGTTGCCGAACAGGTGGCCGACATCCCCGGCATTCGTCGCCAGAAGATTCCGCAGCAGCGCCGCTGCTCGTACTTCTGCGATGCAGAGGCGGTCACCGACGAGCTGCGCAAGCGGGTCGAGGCACTGGGTTGCGAGTTGCTGTATTCGGCCGACAAGTATCTGGACGTGCTGCCCAAAGGGATCAACAAGGGCAACACGCTGGTTCAGCTGGTCGATCTGCTCGAAGTGCCGCGGGACGAGGTGATTGTCGCCGGCGATACGCTGAACGATCTGTCCATGTTCGAGGTGGGCCTGTTCGGGGTGGCCGTGGGCGAGTCAGAACAAGGCCTGCTCGACGCCACCCGCGACCGCTCCAAGATCCTTCACGCCAAGCACACTGGCTGTGGCGGCATTCTCGAAGCCTTGTCGCACTTCGGCTTCCTGGGCCAGGGGGCGGTGGCCGCCGAGCTGGCCGAGCTGTCCAAGCCAGGGCGCTCAGAGCTGGTGATGGTGTATCACCGCCTGCCCTACGAAGAAACCTGGGAGAACGGCGAGCTGGTGCGTCGTCGGCCCACGTCCCCCAACGGCATCATGCCGACGCTGTTCTCGTTCTTCAAAGGCGGCAAGCGCGGCGCCTGGGTGGCCTGGTCCATCCACGACCCCGAGAGCGGCCGCCCTTTTGAAACCCACACCGTGGTGGATCGCAAGGAATTCCCGGGCCTGGTGGCGGCGCGCGTAGCGCTCACCAAGAACGACGTGGACGTCTTCTACAAGCGTTTTTCCAAGGAAGCCTTCTGGCCGACGCTGCATACCTTCTGGGAGCGCGCGCACTTCCGCGAGGAAGACTGGGAGGTGTTTCTCAAGGTGAACCGCATGTTCGCCGAGCGCACTGCGGCCGAGGCCGCCGAGGGCGCGCTGGTGTGGCTGCATGACTACAACCTGTGGATGGTGCCGGCCTTCCTGCGCGAGTTCCGCCCCGATCTGCGTATCGCCTTCTTCCACCACACCTACTTCCCGTCTGCCGATGTGTTCAACGTGCTGCCGTGGCGCCGCGAGATCATCGGCAGCCTGATGCAGTGCGACTACATCGGCTTCCATATCCCGCGTCAGGTGGAGAACTTCATCGATGCCGCGCAGGGGGTGCTGCCGGTCAAGGTGGTCGAGCGCAAGGCCAGTGCGCCACGCTTCCGCACCTATGGCTGCGCGGTGGGCGTGGACACCTACGCCACCACAATCGAGGTGCACAATCGCCGCATCGGGCTGGGCGCCCACCCGGTCGGGCTCGACGTGGGCCGCATCGAGAAGATTCTGGCCGAGCAGTCGACCCAGAAGCGTATGGAAGCCTTGCGGGCCGAGCTGGCGGGCAAGCGCATGGTGCTGTCGGTGGAGCGCCTGGACTACACCAAGGGCACGCTGCAGAAGATCGAGGCCTTTGAGCGCCTGCTTGAAAAGCATCCCGAGTTCCACGGCAAGGTCACCCTGGTGACTGTGTGTGTGCCGGCGGCCAAGGAAATGACCATCTACCAGCAGTTGCAGGAGCAGATCGAGCGCGCCGTGGGGCGGGTCAACGGCCGTTTCTCCACCGTGGGCTGGACGCCGCTGCAGTTCTTCTTCCGTCCGCTGCCCTTCGAAGAGGTGGTGAGCTACTACGCCATGGCCGACGTCATGTGGATCACCCCATTGCGCGATGGCCTCAACCTGGTGGCCAAGGAATACGTCGCCACGCAGGGCCTCACCAACGGCAAGGGCACCCTGGTGCTGTCCGAGTTTGCCGGCGTGGCGGCCGAGCTGCATGGCACCTTGCTCACCAATCCGCACGACCCGGCCGATCTGGAAGACAAGATCTACCTGGGGCTGACCATGAGTGGTTCGAATGGCGACCCGGCCGGGCGCATCCGTCAGCAGTTCGGCATCGTCCAGCACAACGATGTGCACGCCTGGGGGCAGGAGTTCATGGAGGCGGTCAAGGCGGTGGATACCACCCCGCTGGAAGACCGTGAAGAGCCTGCGATGGCATCCGAACTCAGCGGTGTAAGCTGA